TAAAATTAAGGAGGGTTTTTATGACCACTAGAGAGTTAAATTACCTTAGCGATACTTTGAAAAACGAGCAAATAGTTATTAAGAAGTATCAAGACTATGGAAATGTTGTTCAGGATCAACAATTAAAATCCGTTTGTAATGATATGATTCGAAAGCATCAAGAACACTACACTCAACTCGTACAACAGCTTAACAGTTAATCAAAAAGAAAACTTTTATTTTGGAGGTAATTATGAACAACGTACGAAGCGATCAAGACTTTGCCAATGATTTGCTATTATCCGAAAAACAATTATGTGCCTCAATTGCAATTGCTGCTACTGAGTCAGCTACTGAAAGTATAAGAAATGGTTTTAAAAACATATTATCTAGTCAATTAGATATACAAAATCAGGTTTTTAAAACTATGT
The Firmicutes bacterium HGW-Firmicutes-1 DNA segment above includes these coding regions:
- a CDS encoding spore coat protein, which encodes MTTRELNYLSDTLKNEQIVIKKYQDYGNVVQDQQLKSVCNDMIRKHQEHYTQLVQQLNS